From a single Helicovermis profundi genomic region:
- a CDS encoding Crp/Fnr family transcriptional regulator gives MNNNLKSVGKIVNFELDEHVFYEGEDSKSTYIILSGEVEIYITNDVTNSKIVLAKLGPGGLFGEMSIIDEEERTASVCALSKVIALEIVEENFNEFVTLEPKYAINMMKTLSERINVVKNKIDNLVVENID, from the coding sequence ATGAATAATAATTTAAAATCAGTAGGAAAAATTGTGAACTTTGAACTAGATGAGCACGTTTTTTACGAAGGTGAAGATTCAAAAAGCACATATATAATTCTAAGCGGAGAAGTTGAAATATATATAACAAATGATGTAACAAATTCTAAAATTGTACTTGCAAAGCTAGGTCCAGGTGGACTTTTTGGAGAAATGTCAATTATAGATGAAGAAGAAAGAACTGCAAGTGTATGTGCACTTAGTAAAGTTATAGCATTAGAAATAGTCGAAGAAAATTTTAATGAATTTGTTACATTAGAGCCGAAATATGCTATTAATATGATGAAAACTTTGTCAGAAAGAATTAATGTAGTTAAAAATAAAATCGATAATTTGGTGGTGGAAAATATTGATTAA
- a CDS encoding class I adenylate-forming enzyme family protein, producing the protein MIIEKSIYQVIKESTIKNKNKIAYDFLGYSKTYQDFFKDINELAAFLNKIGVRKGDIISIYLPNMPISITLYYAINKIGAISNFIHPNMPINENSEILLKMQPKIIFILDSMYEKINELKNNKIKTKLILVKISDFLPIKYKYYYKIKELYYRFRINLDNNTFYYLTNKSKKNDMENKDIKNNIEFCETATILFTGGTTGNTKGVRLSSKNMNAAAFQTSKYKINSNQQDKVLGILPIFHGYGLVNCIHTTFFVGDTLILLPYYKDKLFKKTLLKVKPNYILGIPKLYAKIYDLLKDIDVDLSFFRGLYCGGSKLNDNLLDKFNEMLKEKNSSILLREGYGLSECVGACTLMPSDESKRGSVGIAYVGVDIVIVDRISKKELRANEVGEICISSDTVMLGYFGEKNTNIEVEKNLRWLYSGDIGYIDSQGYIYFVDRVKRMIKILAHEVFPAKIEKCINSIDGVFDSCVISAEKNDISYLKAFVVLDKYNAKNVTKELILNNLSKNLSRWSVPREIEFVSSIDQTLLKKNDYLSMSKKNK; encoded by the coding sequence ATGATAATAGAAAAAAGTATATATCAAGTTATTAAAGAGAGTACAATTAAAAATAAAAATAAAATTGCATATGATTTTTTAGGATATTCTAAAACCTATCAAGATTTTTTTAAGGATATTAATGAACTAGCAGCATTTTTAAATAAAATAGGAGTAAGAAAAGGTGATATAATATCAATTTACTTACCTAATATGCCTATTTCAATTACATTATATTATGCTATAAATAAGATTGGAGCAATATCAAATTTTATTCATCCAAATATGCCTATAAATGAAAACAGTGAAATTCTGTTAAAAATGCAACCTAAAATAATATTTATTCTGGATAGCATGTATGAAAAAATTAATGAACTTAAAAATAATAAAATAAAAACAAAGCTAATTTTAGTAAAAATTAGTGATTTTTTACCAATTAAATATAAGTATTATTATAAAATTAAAGAATTGTATTATAGATTTAGAATAAATTTAGATAATAATACTTTTTATTATTTGACTAATAAAAGTAAAAAAAATGATATGGAAAATAAAGATATAAAAAATAATATTGAATTTTGTGAAACTGCAACAATATTATTTACTGGTGGGACTACAGGTAATACAAAAGGAGTGCGTCTTTCAAGTAAAAATATGAATGCTGCTGCTTTTCAAACGAGTAAATATAAAATTAACTCAAATCAGCAAGATAAAGTTCTTGGTATTTTACCAATATTTCATGGCTATGGGCTTGTAAATTGCATTCATACTACTTTTTTTGTTGGAGATACATTGATTTTACTTCCATATTATAAAGATAAATTATTTAAAAAAACATTATTAAAAGTCAAACCAAATTACATATTAGGAATTCCCAAATTGTATGCAAAGATATATGATTTACTAAAAGACATCGATGTAGATTTAAGTTTTTTTAGAGGATTATACTGCGGAGGATCAAAATTAAATGATAACTTACTTGATAAATTTAATGAAATGCTTAAGGAAAAGAATTCATCAATTTTACTTAGAGAAGGTTATGGACTTTCAGAATGCGTAGGTGCATGCACTTTAATGCCAAGTGATGAGAGCAAAAGAGGTAGTGTAGGAATTGCATATGTAGGCGTAGATATAGTGATTGTTGATAGAATTAGTAAAAAAGAATTAAGAGCAAATGAAGTGGGAGAGATATGCATTTCTTCTGATACAGTTATGCTTGGATATTTTGGTGAAAAAAATACTAATATTGAGGTTGAAAAAAATCTTAGATGGCTTTATAGTGGTGATATTGGATATATAGATAGTCAAGGATATATTTATTTTGTTGATAGGGTAAAAAGGATGATTAAAATATTGGCACATGAAGTTTTTCCAGCAAAAATTGAAAAATGTATAAACTCAATAGACGGAGTTTTTGATTCATGTGTTATTAGTGCAGAAAAAAATGATATATCATATTTAAAAGCATTTGTTGTTTTAGATAAATATAATGCTAAGAATGTGACTAAAGAATTGATTCTGAACAATTTAAGTAAAAATCTTTCAAGGTGGAGTGTTCCTAGAGAAATTGAGTTTGTTAGTAGTATTGACCAAACTTTGCTTAAAAAAAATGACTATTTAAGTATGAGTAAAAAAAATAAATAA
- a CDS encoding 2-oxo acid dehydrogenase subunit E2 produces the protein MGIYNRNDGTYIKELPTYIKAFPFIMRRRLDASIYFSQKIDLTNTIEFSEKNNIKIFHIFLAALTKIGFEKENMNRFVVGKRIYKRNEFKIAFVAKRKLDEESEELSLKVEFDKKDNIYDVEKKVKNKVNIVKKGDSFNADKSLDILIKLPKLITTFIFFIVRKIDELGFLTKKFIDDNPLFVSVFVTNVGSIGLDAPFHHMFEFGTTSIFASLGKIHKDYIIDENENIRIADVVNVNFTIDERIVDGIYMAKSLELFKKYMENPSLLE, from the coding sequence ATGGGGATATATAACAGAAATGATGGAACATATATAAAAGAATTACCAACATATATTAAGGCATTTCCATTTATTATGAGAAGAAGACTTGATGCCTCTATTTATTTTAGTCAGAAAATTGATTTAACAAATACTATAGAATTTTCGGAAAAAAATAATATTAAGATTTTTCATATCTTCCTCGCTGCTTTAACTAAAATAGGATTTGAAAAAGAAAATATGAATAGATTTGTTGTTGGAAAAAGAATATATAAAAGAAATGAATTTAAAATTGCTTTTGTGGCAAAACGTAAATTAGATGAAGAATCTGAAGAACTAAGTTTAAAAGTTGAATTTGATAAAAAAGACAATATTTATGATGTGGAAAAAAAAGTTAAGAATAAAGTTAATATCGTAAAAAAAGGTGATTCATTTAACGCAGATAAGTCATTAGATATACTTATAAAGTTGCCTAAACTTATAACGACATTTATTTTTTTTATTGTAAGAAAAATAGATGAACTTGGTTTTTTAACAAAAAAATTTATTGATGATAATCCTCTTTTTGTTAGTGTATTTGTAACTAATGTTGGTAGTATAGGACTAGATGCTCCTTTTCATCATATGTTTGAATTTGGAACTACTTCAATTTTTGCATCCCTTGGTAAAATACATAAAGATTATATAATTGATGAAAATGAAAATATAAGGATAGCGGATGTTGTTAACGTTAATTTTACTATTGACGAAAGAATCGTGGATGGTATATATATGGCTAAATCGTTAGAATTATTTAAAAAATATATGGAAAATCCTTCTTTATTGGAGTAA
- a CDS encoding S-layer homology domain-containing protein, whose amino-acid sequence MKKIVQLTLILLLITAGISFADSSGFNVNLESNIVNNSFVKGNIVSEKNTFVVTYKCISEDGNKLITLGEIKSNNFTIELMDNLESGKYKIIFSENGNKIEKSFSYVKNPTNNVKAKFNQKEFYIFDTVKLSGSIESPLSEYVTLKVTNKEGTRIVTVSQIKLLGNKFDFNLGKFGISDIGKYKITLKNGSLIKNYEFEVKKYKEANHKKKKKNTTVVVNDDIIPSEAINMDISLPGAIKSILEDSMKSFLKKIMNSKEKTAGIRKINKSINDELKKLDFKNGSSIVDKQTNLVRTMMFSANVDISDAKIMVKDLITTNVKTLFSKSEFDKKDKKVNTRKVSKSLSRLIEKLIEKSGRIALTDNMALVSDKNEKYKNKKSYKIDKNLLTDSIKNILETKKEMLKTLSDSNLNDMILHDQYVNISLPKSNDSEALSLELDPNAIQDLRDNKLGITVKSKDVSFMIPSSLMGNFSNSIKLQSSNVSSEKRKVLNKKTNNGLVKELKTLDLSAETNGEKIKNKVKLSFSLDTLEDVDLNKLMVGVFENGKWTKLSYEVVDNEVEFMAPHFSVYSLMSFENNFEDTRSNWAVNYINSLTAKGIVNGKSDMRFDPNSNITRAEFAKILVTYLGLDDKITTNFKDVKKDKWYYDITALAGMNGISYGSSKGNFYPEADINRNDMAMMISKAYYIKNGYELTGESSVFDDDSLLNAESKKAIYALRANNIISGYEDNTFRPNDTATRAEAVKIMYEFIKY is encoded by the coding sequence ATGAAAAAAATTGTGCAATTAACTCTCATATTATTACTAATTACTGCTGGTATAAGTTTTGCAGATTCTAGTGGCTTTAATGTTAATTTAGAGAGTAATATAGTAAATAATTCTTTTGTAAAAGGTAATATTGTAAGTGAAAAAAATACATTTGTAGTAACATACAAATGTATAAGTGAAGATGGCAATAAATTAATAACTCTTGGAGAAATAAAATCAAATAATTTTACTATTGAGTTAATGGATAATTTGGAATCTGGTAAATACAAAATAATATTTTCAGAAAATGGAAATAAAATTGAAAAATCTTTTTCATATGTTAAAAATCCAACTAATAACGTTAAAGCTAAATTTAATCAAAAAGAGTTTTATATTTTTGATACTGTTAAACTAAGTGGAAGTATCGAGTCGCCCCTATCTGAATATGTTACTTTGAAAGTAACTAATAAAGAAGGAACAAGAATAGTTACTGTAAGCCAAATTAAGCTACTTGGAAATAAATTTGACTTCAACTTAGGAAAATTTGGTATTAGTGATATTGGAAAATATAAGATTACGTTAAAAAATGGTAGCCTTATAAAAAATTATGAATTTGAAGTTAAGAAATATAAAGAGGCGAATCATAAGAAAAAGAAGAAAAATACTACTGTTGTTGTAAATGATGATATCATTCCATCAGAAGCGATTAATATGGATATTAGCCTACCAGGCGCTATCAAAAGCATATTAGAAGATTCTATGAAATCTTTTTTAAAAAAAATTATGAATTCAAAAGAAAAAACTGCTGGAATTAGAAAAATTAATAAAAGTATTAACGATGAACTAAAAAAATTAGATTTTAAAAATGGATCAAGTATAGTTGATAAACAGACAAATCTTGTTAGAACCATGATGTTTTCAGCAAATGTTGATATATCTGATGCTAAGATTATGGTAAAAGATTTGATAACTACTAATGTAAAAACTTTATTTAGTAAATCTGAATTTGATAAAAAAGATAAAAAAGTGAATACAAGAAAGGTTAGCAAATCATTATCAAGGTTAATAGAAAAACTTATTGAAAAATCGGGTAGAATTGCTTTAACAGATAATATGGCTTTAGTAAGCGACAAAAATGAAAAATACAAAAACAAAAAGTCATATAAAATTGATAAAAATCTATTAACTGATTCAATAAAAAATATACTAGAAACAAAAAAAGAAATGTTAAAAACTTTAAGTGATTCTAATTTAAATGATATGATTCTACATGATCAATATGTTAATATTTCTCTGCCAAAGTCAAACGATTCAGAAGCCCTATCTCTTGAACTTGATCCTAATGCAATTCAAGATTTAAGAGATAACAAACTTGGAATTACTGTAAAATCAAAAGATGTGAGTTTTATGATTCCATCAAGTTTAATGGGTAATTTTAGTAATAGTATTAAACTTCAAAGCAGTAATGTTTCAAGTGAAAAAAGAAAAGTATTAAACAAAAAAACTAATAATGGATTAGTAAAAGAGCTTAAAACATTAGATTTATCAGCAGAAACTAATGGAGAAAAAATAAAAAATAAAGTTAAGTTATCTTTCTCATTAGATACTTTAGAAGATGTTGATCTGAATAAACTAATGGTTGGAGTATTTGAAAATGGTAAATGGACTAAACTTAGCTATGAAGTTGTAGATAATGAAGTCGAATTTATGGCTCCGCATTTTAGCGTATATTCACTAATGTCATTTGAAAACAATTTTGAAGATACTAGATCAAATTGGGCAGTGAATTATATAAATTCACTTACAGCTAAAGGTATTGTAAATGGGAAAAGCGATATGAGATTTGATCCAAATTCAAATATTACAAGAGCAGAATTTGCTAAAATTTTAGTTACTTATCTTGGACTTGATGATAAAATTACTACAAATTTTAAAGATGTAAAAAAAGATAAATGGTACTATGATATCACAGCACTTGCTGGAATGAACGGAATTTCTTACGGTTCATCAAAGGGCAATTTTTATCCAGAAGCAGATATTAATCGAAATGATATGGCAATGATGATTTCAAAGGCATATTATATTAAAAATGGTTATGAATTAACAGGAGAATCAAGTGTATTTGATGATGATTCACTTTTAAATGCTGAATCAAAAAAAGCAATTTATGCTTTAAGAGCAAATAACATTATAAGTGGTTACGAGGATAATACCTTTAGACCTAATGATACTGCTACAAGAGCAGAAGCAGTTAAAATTATGTATGAATTTATAAAATACTAA